Within the Myxococcales bacterium genome, the region TCCTCCGCGATGACGGCCTTGATTTTCGCCACGGCGTCGGCCAGCGGCACCATTTCCAACTCGGGCGCAGCGCGCCGTTTCAGTTCCACCGCGCCGGTCGCCAGTCCTTTCTTGCCGACGGTCAACCGCAGCGGGTAGCCGATGAGGTCGGCGTCGTTGAACTTGACGCCCGGGCGCTCGTCGCGGTCGTCGAAGACCGCTTCCACGCCCGCGGCGAGCAATTCGCCGTAAAGCTTTTCGGCGACCTGGAATTCCTCGCTGCCCGTTTTGCCGGCGGCCAGCACGACGATCTGGAAGGGGGCCAGGGGCATGGGCCAGATGATGCCCTTGTCGTCGTGGTTTTGCTCGATCGCGGCGGCGGCGGTGCGGCCGATGCCGATGCCGTAGCAGCCCATGATCATCGGTTTTTCCTGGCCGTTCTCGTCGAGGTAGACGCAGCGCATCGACTGTGAATATTTCGTGCCGAGCTTGAAGACGTGCCCGACCTCGATGCCGCGCAGGATGCGGTAGACGCCGCCGTGCGGGCAGGGGTCGCCTTCGCGGGCGAAGCGCAGATCGGCCCATTGGGTCGGCTGGAAGTCGCGGCCGAGGTTGACGCCGGTGACGTGGTAATCCTGTTCGTTGGCGCCGGCGACCAGGTTGCCGCGGCCGCGCAGGGCGTAATCGGCGATGACGGGCTCGGTTTTCAAACCCTGCGGTCCGGCGAAACCGACCGGCGCTCCGGTGACCTTGACGATGGTGTCGGGGTCGGCCAGTTCCAGCGAGTCGGCCTTGAGCAGGCGCTGCAGCTTGATCGGATTGATTTCGTGATCGCCGCGGACCAGCGCCACGACGGGTTTGCCGTCGGCGACGAAGACCAGCGTCTTGATGACATCGGTGGCTTGAACGCCGAGGAATGCCGTGACTTCCTCGATCGTGTGTTGGCCGGGCGTGTGGACTTTTTTCAATTCCTGCCTTTCGCCCGCAAACGCGGCGCC harbors:
- a CDS encoding proline--tRNA ligase; the encoded protein is MRFSKLFAPTLKETPADAEVVSHQLMLRAGMIRKLAAGLYDYLPLGLRVLRKVEQIVREEMNRAGAQEVLLPAVLPAELWIESGRWQHYGPELLRFKDRHFRDFCLGPTHEEIVTDVVRRDVRSYRELPLNLYQIQTKFRDEVRPRFGLMRAREFVMKDAYSFDLDEAGANASYEAMRQAYHRIFARCGLKFREVAADSGNIGGSFSAEFMVLAATGEDAIVYSDIGHYAANVEKAELADDPGAAFAGERQELKKVHTPGQHTIEEVTAFLGVQATDVIKTLVFVADGKPVVALVRGDHEINPIKLQRLLKADSLELADPDTIVKVTGAPVGFAGPQGLKTEPVIADYALRGRGNLVAGANEQDYHVTGVNLGRDFQPTQWADLRFAREGDPCPHGGVYRILRGIEVGHVFKLGTKYSQSMRCVYLDENGQEKPMIMGCYGIGIGRTAAAAIEQNHDDKGIIWPMPLAPFQIVVLAAGKTGSEEFQVAEKLYGELLAAGVEAVFDDRDERPGVKFNDADLIGYPLRLTVGKKGLATGAVELKRRAAPELEMVPLADAVAKIKAVIAEELHASA